Part of the Drosophila kikkawai strain 14028-0561.14 chromosome 3L, DkikHiC1v2, whole genome shotgun sequence genome is shown below.
TCGAGTTCCATTTTCTACGAAAGCCATCCGCAAGCCGATAGCCGCTCCACAACACCCAGACCTAGGGTTAAGACAGACGTCACACAAATACCCTACAATGCTTCAGTTCGTTCATTTAGTCCCCAGCCCAAGACCAAGAAGTCAGAGAAAATAACCGTGAAACAAACGAAGACAACTGCCACTCGATCTACCAAAGAGCTTACAGTAAGGAGTTCAAAGAAGACTGAACGATTCGGTATCCAAGAACACATGGACACCAAGCGAAGTAAGACCCCAACACCGATTGCTGCCCACAGATACATGCAGCCCACCCTGGCCCACAATATGCGATTTGGATTGAGTGGCGACGGAGAGACTGGTCAGAGTGTCTCTCCGACACCAGCACCTCACAAGTCACCGGCACCACCAAAATCGCCTGCTCCGGCCCTAACAAGAAGTACTCAACGAACACATTTAAAAACAAGTGCCTTGACAAAGTCCTCTTCCCTGGAAACGAAGCAAAAGAAGCCGGTCCCtgagaagaccccaacacaaCCCCGTTCCCAGATCAAGAGAGGTTCGCAAAGTGATAGCAAGGAGTCCCTGAAGAGCACAGACCGCCTATACAAACGACAGACAtctaaagaaaataaactaGCAAACGTGATAGGCTCCAAGAGCCAAGCAACCAAAAGCATGAAGACACAATCAGCTACTGCAGCAACGACACTTGCATACAGAACTTCCATAGAATCCGACAACAAGCTTCAGAAGAAGACCACAGCCACTATACAGCGCACCAAAGTTCCGATTAGCGTGTCTTCCAGTGCAAGGACTGCAGCAAAGCTAAGCAAGAGTGATGACGCCGAAAAAAGACCTCAGATAGACAATAAGAAGACAGTTAGGCGAGTGGCAGCCAAGACAAGCGAAATACCTGGCACCTCCGCCACCAAGTCAGTGCCGAGCTCCATAGAGCCCAAGATGCAGAAGAAGATGAAGGACACAATGAACGAGTCCAATTCAAACTCGGGCAGTGGAAGCACCAGTGCGAGTGGCTCCTCGAACAGCACGCGCCGTAGCGTGCGATCCGTTAGCACCGTTAGCAGCCGTAAGACGGACAAGGACCTAACCAACATCCGGAGGGCAGCGGGAGCTGTCGTGTCGACATCGACAGTGCGGGCGCATCGAGAACCAACGGCCACCACCGGCGCTGTTAGCACCGTGCTCGTTGATGACGACTGTGAGGTGATAACCATACGTTCCATTAAATCAAGCGATAGTACAAAAAGTTCTACCTCATCATCCTCCGGTAGCGGCAGCAACAGTCGCAAGGTGCTAACCAGCGAGGTATTCACTAAGACCTTCGGTCCCGACCGGCCGCTCGAGGTGGTCTACCGCCAGCCCGAGTTCGATGTAGAACACCACACCATCATGTCAGTCCGTCCGCCTTCCAACAACAGCGGCGATCAGCAGCGGTGCCTTAACGAGTTCGATGTCAGCTTCATCGACACCACAGACTCCAGTCTCTCGGACTCGGTTGCCCTGCCCATGTTTGGCTCCAGTGATCCGGAGCGGCTGCTGGCCGCCAGCCCAGGATCACCCAAACCGACCCGCAGTCCCCTGGCCCTCATCGAGGAGACACTGCGgcgccagcaacagcaacagcaccatcatcatcatcagcagcaccaccacagtAGTATTATGGTGGCCGGTGCCGCTGCCCTTGACCCATCCCTACCAATACAAGGGGCCTTAGCTGAGAGTCAACGGGAGGCGGCGGTGACGGTGGTGACTGCGGAGATGGAGGTGGAGAAAGGCAGCACTTTAAAAGGTAAATATGGTAGCAATAATGAAGACATATAAGTATGTTAGGTATGCAGCACATTAATAATTAAGATTAACTTAGCTACGATACTCATCATAATTAGGGCACAGTTACCGAACGCAACTTTTCTTATTGATATGCTTATATATATGAACTTCTTTTACTTAACCCGTTTTTAACTTGTTCTCCACAAATAGCAAACACAAATAACTAAAGCCGTCAAAACCAAGccataatatatattctacaCAACTACAAACCCACCAAGCtaattaatcaaaaatgtCAAAGAAACTCCCAACTATATCCGTAACTGCCGACAAGCGTTCTACGCATTCCGATTTATCCTCCTCATCGTCATCCCACGACACTGATAGCAATGACATGGACTACGGGCGAGATGGCGCCGGGGGCGTAACCGATGTTGAAGATTTCGACAGCCAGGCCGAGGCTCTGAAGCCCAGCTCGCGGCGAGGCTCTGCATCCAAGTCGTCCCTGAAGCCCAAAGTTCAACCGAAAACTAGCCCCGGCGAACCCGACGTTACCGATGTGGAGGACTACGACACAGAATCGGATGAGGATGAGAAGAGCACGGCATACCCAGAATTGAAAATGTCGCTCCGCGAGTTCCTTCAACAGGGACTCCAGAACCAAGAAGCCGTTGACAATGATGCGAAAGAGAGCTGCGAAATTAGAGCTGGTGACTTCTTGCAAGCACAAAACCTGAATGGCATGGCCGACTATCTAACTGATTGCGAGGACTATGATACAGACTCTGAAGTGGGCTTCGGCTGCGAGAAATCCGTGTGCGTGGATCTGGATCAGGCGGTGGGCGATCAGGGACGAGTCAATATTGCCGATGGCGAGAGGAACCAAGACGACTCCGACCAGTATGAGGATGTGTCCGTGATTAGTGACATCAGCGACCTGGCCTCGGCCATGTCCGATTGCACTGGCATCGGAGTACGTGGTGCGTCCGAAGATGAGGTCCTAGAGGTATCCGATAGTGGTCGCGAAGAGGTCTGCCAGGTTGCCTGCTCGGGGAGTGAGTCAGAGTCGGAGGGCGCGGCCGCCTGGAGTCGTAGTGCAAGTGAGGCCAGTTTTCCAGCCATTGATGTGGCCTTTGTGAGTGCCAGCGGGCAACCTCGGCGGAATTCCAAGTCCAGTATGCCCATGCCGGGACAGAAGCATTTTTTACAGGCGGCGGTAAAGCACGAGGAGGTCTTAACTGATGTCGAAGGCATCGATGACTCTGCAGCAGAAGATAGCTTTGAcaacgaggacgaggacgagcaGCCCATACCGCGTGCCATTATTCTGGCCTCTGGCGATGACGGCACCTGTCTAACGGACGTGGAGGACATGTTTTGTGAGGACTCATCGCTCTCCAGCACAGTTCCTGAAGCCCGATCAGTATCCCACGAAGTACTGCCGCTGCCACACCGCGAGGTGGTGGAACTGAAGGAGGACAAGCACGGTGACACCATTACCAATGTGATGCCTATGGACTGCAACTATGAGTTTGGCATTTACAACCATCTTAGGGACACCATTCATACCGACTCGGAGGACTACTCTTGTGCCGATGACTGGAGCCTTCAGCACTCGGTCGCCGAATATTCAGCGGCAGGGGGACCCCATCTAATCGAAAACGAGGTGATCGTATCCAACGAACTCTTGAAACAGCAGCAAAACAAGCGTCTGGAGGTGCAGAGCAACGCGGAGTCCGTCACAGATGTGGAGGAGATTTTTGTAGCCGGTACAAATCGCCGTAAAAAGTTGAAGACCCGCACCCTCAGCAAAGGCAAGAACAAGCTACTAGACGTCGTGAAAGGCAAAGAAGATGGAGTGACCGATGTGGAGGACATGGACCTGAGTGAGTGCGGTCTTCCCCCAGGAGTGAAACGAGTGGAGCAGCTAAAGCTACAGGCGAAGGGATCGAATGCAGACAAGGTAACTGACGCCGAGGACGTATCCACCGACGATGTGTCCGACATCTCTGACGCCTCCGATGTCCCACCGCCATCGACGAGTGACAAGTCGGGAAGCAAGACAAAGCTGCAGCCGCTTCAGTTGCGTCTGCTTAAGGACGATATCGTCAATCAACAGCTCACCGACGTGGAGGACGTTCAGCTGCCATCGGAGGCGGAGGATGCTCTGGAGCCACCGGCCATTCCAGTGGCCAATAGCAATAGTAAGGAGCTCAATGACATGTTGAACGAGAGCTACACGGTGGTGCACGAGAGGACTGGTCGCAGCTTCAACAGCGAGGCCGAGAAGCTGCATATAAAAGGCATGATCCGAGATGCCTATACCGACGTTGAGTATGTTGAGTCCGACGAGTCAGCCGCTAGGGGAGGCAACTAGCCGCCCTCTTTGCGTGTCCTCACCCGATCCGATCCGACTCGGTCGCAAGCTGTTGCCAAAATAAATCTCAACAATAGTTCATAAGTGTTTATAGATACGAAAAtcccaacacacacactcaagcATTTTGTAAGTAAAGCCAACAATTACCAAACATTTTTGTTCAAGTTCTTGCCACAATCAAAAAGCAGCAAAAAGCCTTAAATCTACTCGCATCGTTCCCATAAGTCTATCCCCCGTGCCAGTGCCATACTAACAGATTTCTTATCGTCACCTAGGCGCCGTTCTACTAACATCCACACTCTATTGTTGATCCTAACCGTTCTTAATGCTAACAGAAATGTTATTTGGAAATATCCTTTTGTTTGTCCTTTGTTCGATTGTCTGTAAATCATTCATTATCATTTCGTTTGTAGAGTATTCTAATGTAGCCCTAGGTCACTTTTGTGTTCCTTTCTTACATGCGTAGAATGTCTCTAATCTTTGGCTTGTTTATTGCAGAAAACCttcaggaaaaaaaaatagaccTATCCAGTCTGGATACCGTACAGATCTCACAAGAAATTGGTAAGTCCTCGACGAAATTCAAAGCTTAAATAAGTCAGGTTTTCATAGTGCTCGTAACTCATAATGCTTCATATTAGTGCGccaaatttgtatatatgtcGTATTAGTTTCGAAATGCAATTAAAGCTCATCGAGAAAATAATCTTAGcggctttaattttttaataaactcaGCTCAGTGCCACAGAGAACTCGCTCACATCACCAACCAAACTCACCGCCATCCAGCCATCACACATTATTTGCACATTCTTCTCGCCTGTCTCATCGCTTCTCTCTTCATGATTTCCAAGCTTGATCTGCTCTTCACTCTCTGTTTCTATCTGTCCAATTTCTATCTACCATTGAACTGTGCAATTGTCTTCCAGGTGATGTTAAagttggtggtggtgatgatgatgatggcaatGGCGATGGCGAAGATCTTGTGGCGCGCATTCGCGAGGAAGCCAATATCCTGGTGGATCGCGTGCTCGAAGAGAGTGTCGAGATCATCGAGAGCCACGGCCAGCAGGCCAATGGCCACGAGATCGTTAAGCTGGACTATAACTCAGAAAGTGAGAATTATGCCATCACATGCGATGACATTGGCGGTGTCGATGTCATCAAATCGCCCACCATTGAGTCCATGTCGGGCAAGTCGTTCGACGACAACATGAGCTTCACCGACGAGCACATACATTTACCCTTGCATGCCCAGAACACGACCACCACCACGACAACGACAGTAACCACTCAgttccaacagcagcagtcccAGGCGATTTCCCACACTGCTGCCACAAGCTCATCCGCGGCAAAAGGTAACATACCACCATACCATAGAGTCAAGCTTCGAGGTAGTCCTGCGATAGCTAAGCAGTTAGGCTCGCACCCGGCGAATAGTATTCTATAGTGCGTTGTCCGTTGGCTATAATCACTCTCCTGTATTGTTTGCTTGTTTGCTCCCATTCCCGTGTCATTCTCCATTCAGAACCCGTTCCTGTACCCGAACCCGTAGCCGTACCTCCTCCCGTACCAGTAGTGTCTAGTCGAGATCAGGCCGAAGATATGAGCGAGACTCGGGCGAGGCGCATCGATCGCAAGATCGAGAAGCTATCAACGGACATGGACGACGTGAGCGCCAAGTTTGATGAGGCGTTCGAGGCGGCGGTGCCTGAGGACGAGATCAGTGCCCTGCAGGGTGACTTCTCCAAGCTCAGCTGGGACGACAGCGTGTCGCCCACGACCAACACAATGGCCGATATGGCCCAGAACCAGATAACGCCCGATAACGACATTCAAGATCTCATCGCAGGTACCTGATAAGCAAAAGCGAAGCTGCTAAAATTAAGCTATGATTTTATTCCTTTGCCCATTGCGATGCCGTCGATAGAGCATAAAGACCCTCTCTAGACTTGTGTGCAGTGTTCAGTTTGGCGGCCAATAAAGACTTTTCGTTCAAGTTGAGCTCTAATTGCATTTAAACCTATTAATTCTGTTTGTATTCATATTATCTCATATAAAATATGCATGCCATCCTCTGTCTACCTACCTTACTATATCTCTATTAACGTATCTTTACAATGCTAACCATGTACTCGAATGCATCACCTATACTCGTACCTATATCGTTTCTGTTTTGGATTTCGTTTACGTTTCCGTTTCCTGTCTCTATCCTATAATCGTATGATTGTGTTTACTCTTCCTCATCTTCTGTTCTCGACTTTCACAACACTTTTAAAATTGCTTTCGTTTTCACACCTATTGTTTTGTAGAAACAGGCGGCGATTTACCGATCTCAAGTGAAACCGAAACCACTCCCGTACCACCGTCGGCTGCCGTGGCCAGCTCAACAGCGaaaaaaactgaaacagaAAGCAAAACCGAAACTGAGCCGGCGGTAGAAACCAATACATTCACTACCACCAGCCTCGACACACCCACACCAAAACCACGAGTACTCAAAGCAAGCTCCCCACTCTCCGAAGGCACCGATAGCACTACCATCCCTGGCCCAGTGTCCAGACCCGAACTACCGGTTGATATTAGTTTTGACGCCGCACCGGTTCCAAAGCCCCGTGCGCCCATCAAGCACACGGAGCCGTTCGAGAATCTGGCCGCCTTAGCCGAACAGTCCGACAGCATTAGTCTGCGGAGTTTTGACTTCACCGAGGAGCTGTCCAAGACGGATGAGCCCTCCACAGAGCTCTCCATCCGCTCCCAACTGCGCGACATAGTCACCACAACCGCTACGACCACTGCCTCAGAGGATCATACGGAGAGCTTCGAGCCTACGAGTGAGATTTCAGTAGATGATGCTGATACCGAAAAGTCGGAGGGCGCTGAAAAGACCACTAGCTTCTACATCGGGGAGTCCAGTCGAAATGTTATCATCAAGACGTCGACAAGGTCGGCGAGTGTAACGCCCCAGGAAGAAGAGGCCGCAACAGATATAGGAATCGATGCCAAGGATATATCATTGATGAAGGAAGTATCCGTTGACTCGGACGAGGCCAATGACGTGTTCAAGGAATATGTGACCATGAAGCCCGACGATGCTGCAGCAGCGAACAGTAAGATCGAGAGGCAGGGCTCGGAGACTAGAAATGATCTGCTCGAGTTTGAGAATGCCGATAAGGACAAGGCTGGCGAACCTAAGCTCTCCAAGGTAACCACCGAGGAGAGTTTAACCACATCCACTGGATCCAGTGGCCGAGCCATTCTAGAGGTGGCCCCATCAAGCAGTGAAGATCCAGATGAGTCCAGTAAGGAAATCCCGGAAATTGTGAATACCATTTCCGAAAAGGTCACATCCACCGATCGATTTGAATTGCCTCTGGAAAAGAGTGAATGGGAAACGTCGGAGAAGGAAATACCAACTGAGGGCAAGCCAAAAGTGGTTCACTCACCACAGCAGCCATTGACCACCAGCGTAAAGAGTGTCATCGATGAGTCGGTGGTAGGAGTAACTCTTGCCGAAGTGCAGGAAGAAGTCAAGAGCTTCGTTGAAAAACGAGAAGTAATTAAAGAGCTACCCTCGGATTTTGAATTCAATGCCATGCCCTCTGGGATCAGTGGGCCCACAGCGGAGACAGACGATATATCATCCTTTATAGGCATTCCCGATGCTAGCATGCACACTTCCACT
Proteins encoded:
- the LOC108079945 gene encoding uncharacterized protein — protein: MSKKLPTISVTADKRSTHSDLSSSSSSHDTDSNDMDYGRDGAGGVTDVEDFDSQAEALKPSSRRGSASKSSLKPKVQPKTSPGEPDVTDVEDYDTESDEDEKSTAYPELKMSLREFLQQGLQNQEAVDNDAKESCEIRAGDFLQAQNLNGMADYLTDCEDYDTDSEVGFGCEKSVCVDLDQAVGDQGRVNIADGERNQDDSDQYEDVSVISDISDLASAMSDCTGIGVRGASEDEVLEVSDSGREEVCQVACSGSESESEGAAAWSRSASEASFPAIDVAFVSASGQPRRNSKSSMPMPGQKHFLQAAVKHEEVLTDVEGIDDSAAEDSFDNEDEDEQPIPRAIILASGDDGTCLTDVEDMFCEDSSLSSTVPEARSVSHEVLPLPHREVVELKEDKHGDTITNVMPMDCNYEFGIYNHLRDTIHTDSEDYSCADDWSLQHSVAEYSAAGGPHLIENEVIVSNELLKQQQNKRLEVQSNAESVTDVEEIFVAGTNRRKKLKTRTLSKGKNKLLDVVKGKEDGVTDVEDMDLSECGLPPGVKRVEQLKLQAKGSNADKVTDAEDVSTDDVSDISDASDVPPPSTSDKSGSKTKLQPLQLRLLKDDIVNQQLTDVEDVQLPSEAEDALEPPAIPVANSNSKELNDMLNESYTVVHERTGRSFNSEAEKLHIKGMIRDAYTDVEYVESDESAARGGN